A window of Mus pahari chromosome 7, PAHARI_EIJ_v1.1, whole genome shotgun sequence contains these coding sequences:
- the Aldh6a1 gene encoding methylmalonate-semialdehyde dehydrogenase [acylating], mitochondrial: MAAAVAAAAAMRSRILQVSSKVNSTWYPATSFSSSSVPTVKLFIDGKFVESKSDKWIDIHNPATNEVVGRVPQSTKAEMDAAVESCKRAFPAWADTSILSRQQVLLRYQQLIKENLKETARLITLEQGKTLADAEGDVFRGLQVVEHACSVTSLMLGETMPSITKDMDLYSYRLPLGVCAGIAPFNFPAMIPLWMFPMAMVCGNTFLMKPSERVPGATMFLAKLLQDSGAPDGTLNIIHGQHEAVNFICDHPDIKAISFVGSNQAGEYIFERGSRNGKRVQANMGAKNHGVVMPDANKENTLNQLVGAAFGAAGQRCMALSTAILVGEAKKWLPELVDRAKNLRVNAGDQPGADLGPLITPQAKERVCSLIDSGTKEGASILLDGRRIKVKGYENGNFVGPTIISNVKPSMTCYKEEIFGPVLVVLETETLDEAIKIVNDNPYGNGTAIFTTNGATARKYAHMVDVGQVGVNVPIPVPLPMFSFTGSRSSFRGDTNFYGKQGIQFYTQLKTITSQWKEEDATLSSPAVVMPTMGR; the protein is encoded by the exons CCAACTGTGAAGCTCTTCATTGATGGGAAATTTGTCGAATCCAAAAGTGACAAGTGGATTGACATCCACAACCCA GCCACCAATGAGGTTGTTGGTCGGGTTCCTCAGTCCACCAAAGCTGAGATGGATGCAGCCGTTGAATCCTGCAAACGTGCTTTCCCTGCGTGGGCAGACACATCTATTTTAAGCCGGCAGCAGGTCCTGCTTCGTTATCAGCAGCTCATTAAAGAAAACCTG AAAGAAACTGCCAGGTTAATCACATTGGAACAGGGGAAGACCCTTGCTGATGCTGAAGGAGATGTATTCCGAGGCCTTC aggttgtTGAGCATGCCTGTAGTGTGACATCCCTCATGTTGGGAGAGACCATGCCATCTATCACCAAAGACATGGACCTTTATTCCTACCGTCTGCCTCTGGGGGTGTGTGCAGGCATTGCACCATTTAATTTTCCTGCCATGATCCCCCTTTGGATGTTTCCCATGGCTATGGTTTGTGGAAATACTTTCCTAATGAAGCCATCAGAGCGAGTACCTGGAGCAACTATGTTCCTTGCTAAGTTACTTCAGGATTCTGGTGCCCCTGATGGAACCCTGAACATCATCCATGGACAACATGAAG ctgTAAATTTCATTTGCGATCATCCAGACATCAAGGCAATCAGCTTTGTGGGATCCAACCAGGCAGGAGAGTACATCTTCGAAAGAGGATCAAGAAATGGCAAGAGGGTCCAAGCCAACATG gGAGCCAAAAACCATGGAGTAGTCATGCCAGATGCCAATAAGGAAAATACCCTCAACCAACTGGTCGGGGCAGCATTTGGAGCTGCTGGGCAGCGCTGCATGGCTCTTTCAACAGCCATCCTCGTAGGAGAAGCTAAGAAGTGGCTGCCAGAACTGGTAGATCGGGCCAAAAATCTGCGAGTCAATGCAG GAGACCAGCCTGGAGCTGACCTTGGCCCCCTGATCACCCCCCAGGCCAAAGAGAGAGTCTGCAGTCTGATCGATAGCGGAACAAAAGAGGGAGCTTCCATCCTTCTGGATGGGCGAAGAATTAAAGTCAAGGGCTATGAAAATGGTAACTTTGTTGGACCAACCATCATCTCAAATGTTAAG CCAAGTATGACTTGTTACAAAGAGGAGATATTTGGTCCAGTTCTTGTGGTTTTGGAGACAGAAACACTGGATGAAGCAATCAAGATTGTAAATGACAACCCATATGGAAATGGAACTGCCATCTTCACCACCAACGGAGCCACAGCCCGGAAATATGCTCACATGGTGGATGTGGGACAG GTGGGTGTGAATGTCCCCATTCCAGTGCCTCTGCCAATGTTTTCCTTCACCGGCTCACGCTCTTCCTTCAGGGGAGACACCAATTTCTATGGCAAACAG ggcATCCAGTTTTACACTCAGTTAAAGACTATCACGTCTCAGTGGAAGGAAGAAGACGCtactctttcctctcctgctgTGGTCATGCCTACCATGGGGCGTTAG